The Sphingopyxis sp. BE259 nucleotide sequence GTAGCTGGGCGATCTCGAACGCGGTGATCGACCCCGATTATCGCGGCCACCGCGTCGCCCGCATCTGGAACACGCCGGTCCTTGGCGAAATCTTCATGGCGCTCAGCAAGCCTGCGAAACTCGCCGAAGGTCTGGCAGTGCAGGGCATGCCCGCCGACATCGCCGCCGAAGAGGCGGCGCAATGGGAAAACAAGGACAAGCGCCGCGCGATTTTGAAGCTCTATCGTTCGGCCAAGGGGCTGAGTTTCGAGCATGACTGGGCGCGTGACATCGGGAAATTGCCTGCGCAGGGGGCGTTGATCTGGGGCGCCGATGACCCATATGTGCAACTGTCGGTGGCGCAGCGCTTCAGCGCGAACATCGGCATCCCGCTCACCGTCATCGACGGGGCAGGGCATTGGGCGATCGCCGAGCGACCCGCAGAGGTCGCAGCGGCGCTGCATCGCTTCTGGGCTCCGCTCTGATCGCCTGACGCAATCAATATAAGCGGCCAACTCGATTTGACCTGCGCCCGCCGGTCTGCTTTTGGTGCGCCGCACAAAAATCCCACAGAAAGGATTCTCTCCCATGATCAATCAACCCGTTCCCGCCGTGATCCTCAAGACGCGCGTCCGCGACGAGGCCGTCGATGGCCCGAACCCGTTCCGCTGGCAGGATGTCGATACCGGCGAAGCCTTTGGTACCGGCCGCCACATCCTGTTCGGCCTGCCCGGCGCCTACACGCCGACTTGCTCGAACGAACAATGCCCGGGTTTCGAGCGCCTCTACGGCGATTTCGTCAGCGAAGGCGTTACCGACATTCATTGCATCAGCGTCAACGACGCGTTCGTGATGTACAACTGGGGCAAGAGCTTGGGCGTTCAGAACGTCAAGATGGTCCCCGACGGCTCGGGCGCCTTCACCCGCCGCATGGGCATGCTGATCAACAAGGATCACGTCGGTTTCGGCATGCGCAGCTGGCGCTATACCGCGATCGTCGATGACGGCATCGTCGTCCAGATGTTCGTCGAACCCGGCATCAACGATGTTGGCACCGACGCCGATCCCTATGTCGAATCGACCCCTGAAAAGGCGCTCGAATGGGTGAAGGCAAACCCGTATCAGGGCAAGCTGGCGCAGGCGGCTTAAATCACAAGCGGCCCGGCCATCCCCCCTCCCGATCGGGCCGCTGGCGCCGCACCCATCATCGTGACTGCGACGATGGGTGCGGCGGACCAGCGATATTTCGATGGTCTTCGCGCCGCGCATTTTCCACCCGAGCGTAATTATCTGACGGCGCATATCACGCTGTTTCATCAGCTGCCGCCCTCGGCGCTGGGCGAACTCGATGGGCTGATCCGCCGCATCGCCGCCGACACCCCACCGCCAGCGGCGCGGCTGCGCGAGCTCTATTCGCTCGGCAAGGGGGTCGCCTACCGGATCGACAGCCCCGAGCTGCTGGCGATCCGCGAGCGCATCGCCGAGCATTTCACCGGCATGCTGACCGCGCAGGACCAAGGGATACCGCGGCTCCACATCACGGTACAGAACAAGGTGACTGCCAGCGAGGCCCGCGCGCTGCTGGCCGAACTCGCCGCCGATTTCCAGCCGCGCCCGCTGGCAATCGCGGGCCTGGCCGCGCACCATTATCGCGGCGGCCCTTGGGAAGCGGCCTTCGCACGGAATTTTCGCGCCCCGCGCGGATGATATTGACCGGGAGCAGCGGCCTGCCTATAGGCGCTGCTCGCCCGATGTGGCGGCCTTTCGGGGCGGAGTAGCTCAGCTGGTT carries:
- a CDS encoding alpha/beta hydrolase — encoded protein: MTPKLFLHGVPDSPAIWRPLLGQLDLGDTPVAVPALPGFTASLPAGFAATKEAYADWAIAQAEALFAVHGPIDIVGHDWGALIAQRVAMLRPDLLRSWAISNAVIDPDYRGHRVARIWNTPVLGEIFMALSKPAKLAEGLAVQGMPADIAAEEAAQWENKDKRRAILKLYRSAKGLSFEHDWARDIGKLPAQGALIWGADDPYVQLSVAQRFSANIGIPLTVIDGAGHWAIAERPAEVAAALHRFWAPL
- a CDS encoding redoxin family protein, with the protein product MINQPVPAVILKTRVRDEAVDGPNPFRWQDVDTGEAFGTGRHILFGLPGAYTPTCSNEQCPGFERLYGDFVSEGVTDIHCISVNDAFVMYNWGKSLGVQNVKMVPDGSGAFTRRMGMLINKDHVGFGMRSWRYTAIVDDGIVVQMFVEPGINDVGTDADPYVESTPEKALEWVKANPYQGKLAQAA
- a CDS encoding 2'-5' RNA ligase family protein, which gives rise to MGAADQRYFDGLRAAHFPPERNYLTAHITLFHQLPPSALGELDGLIRRIAADTPPPAARLRELYSLGKGVAYRIDSPELLAIRERIAEHFTGMLTAQDQGIPRLHITVQNKVTASEARALLAELAADFQPRPLAIAGLAAHHYRGGPWEAAFARNFRAPRG